A single genomic interval of uncultured Desulfobacter sp. harbors:
- a CDS encoding DUF4126 domain-containing protein: MESFDEIIKTISLSMGAAWASGINLYATVFVLGILGATGNLVLPQNLEILSDPVVLWASGFMYCVEFFADKTPGVDTGWDAIHTFIRIPAGVMIAAGAVGDVNPALALAAGILGGGLATSSHLTKSGSRLLINTSPEPFSNWAASVLEDVAVIGGILTALHYPILFLILLIGFICLVVWLLPKIWRGIKMLFAKIKSFFNKDAPRQIP, from the coding sequence ATGGAATCCTTTGATGAGATTATTAAAACCATATCATTGAGCATGGGTGCGGCATGGGCCAGCGGAATCAATCTGTATGCCACGGTATTTGTTTTGGGCATTCTGGGTGCCACCGGCAACCTGGTGCTGCCCCAGAACCTTGAAATATTATCCGATCCTGTGGTGCTGTGGGCCTCCGGATTCATGTATTGTGTGGAGTTTTTTGCAGATAAAACCCCCGGGGTGGATACGGGATGGGACGCCATCCACACCTTTATCCGTATTCCAGCCGGCGTGATGATTGCCGCAGGTGCTGTGGGCGATGTCAATCCTGCTTTGGCCCTTGCTGCCGGAATTCTGGGCGGAGGTCTGGCCACGAGCAGCCATCTGACAAAATCGGGCTCCCGGCTGCTGATCAACACTTCTCCTGAACCCTTTTCCAATTGGGCTGCTTCGGTGCTCGAAGATGTGGCCGTCATCGGCGGCATCCTGACAGCGCTTCATTATCCCATCTTATTTCTGATTCTTCTGATTGGTTTTATCTGCCTGGTTGTATGGCTGCTGCCTAAAATCTGGCGGGGTATTAAAATGCTTTTTGCAAAAATTAAAAGTTTTTTCAACAAGGACGCGCCTCGGCAGATTCCTTGA
- a CDS encoding sirohydrochlorin cobaltochelatase yields MRKLISAAVVLAMVLCAANAYAHKEAREMKKGILLVAFGTSEASAKVSFQNIEAKVKKAFPGVDVVWAYTSHIIRHKLAKQGEIILSPAQALAKMMDEEYTHVAVQSLHTIPGEEYHELTMTVNGFKAMPGGFDRLILGFPMLGAQDTVAKAVDAIFATLPKARKANEAVVLMGHGTHHPGNIYYSAMNWQLQQKDPNIIMGTVEGYPELGDVIAWLKERKTGKVWLMPFMSVAGDHAKNDMAGDEEDSWKSQLTKVGFSCQTVLKGTAEYDEFVDIWVGQLAKAMGHF; encoded by the coding sequence ATGAGAAAGCTAATTTCCGCAGCAGTTGTTTTGGCCATGGTTTTGTGTGCAGCAAATGCATATGCCCACAAAGAAGCAAGGGAGATGAAAAAAGGCATTCTGCTGGTGGCGTTTGGTACCAGCGAGGCCTCTGCAAAGGTCTCTTTTCAAAACATTGAGGCCAAAGTGAAAAAAGCGTTTCCCGGCGTGGACGTGGTCTGGGCCTATACCTCCCATATCATCCGCCATAAATTGGCCAAGCAGGGGGAGATTATTCTTTCCCCGGCCCAGGCACTGGCCAAAATGATGGACGAAGAATACACCCATGTGGCAGTGCAGTCCCTTCACACTATTCCAGGCGAAGAGTACCATGAGTTGACCATGACCGTGAATGGTTTCAAAGCCATGCCCGGTGGTTTTGACAGGCTTATTTTGGGGTTTCCCATGCTGGGGGCCCAGGACACGGTTGCCAAAGCGGTTGACGCTATCTTTGCTACGCTGCCCAAGGCCCGTAAAGCCAACGAAGCCGTTGTGCTCATGGGGCATGGCACTCACCATCCGGGGAATATTTACTACTCTGCAATGAACTGGCAGCTTCAGCAAAAAGACCCCAACATTATCATGGGCACCGTGGAAGGGTATCCTGAACTTGGGGATGTCATTGCCTGGCTTAAGGAAAGAAAGACTGGAAAAGTCTGGTTAATGCCCTTTATGTCGGTTGCCGGAGATCATGCCAAAAATGATATGGCCGGTGACGAAGAAGATTCCTGGAAATCCCAGTTGACCAAGGTGGGATTTTCCTGTCAGACCGTACTTAAAGGCACGGCAGAGTATGATGAGTTTGTCGACATCTGGGTGGGTCAGCTGGCAAAGGCAATGGGGCATTTCTAA
- a CDS encoding iron ABC transporter permease yields MTGIKNSPARVAIFLGLLLGGVIVLSAAMGVVRLPFIQVPAVIWEKLCGRGPVDALASAIIWDVRLPRILTAAIVGAGLSVSGVVFQGILRNPLADPYTLGISAGAAFGACVAFFFNMSYFQGLSVGLCAFAGAVITLAVVLYLSGGTAGGYSSNNLILSGIIVAAILSAGISFLKYAADERVSVIIFWLMGSFVAKTWMDVGISFAFVSIGAVVCLCFGRDLNLMALGDRAAASLGVDVKKSRLILLAAASLMAAVCVSVSGIIGFVGLLVPHMMRGIVGADNQWLMPVSLLAGAVLLLCADTFTRAVLPSELPIGVLTALIGGPFFCYVFKRQFSGKQRF; encoded by the coding sequence TTGACAGGCATAAAAAATTCCCCCGCTCGGGTAGCGATTTTTCTTGGCCTGCTGCTGGGCGGGGTCATTGTTTTGTCTGCGGCCATGGGTGTGGTTCGTCTGCCTTTTATACAGGTGCCGGCCGTGATTTGGGAAAAGCTCTGCGGTCGGGGTCCTGTGGATGCGCTGGCTTCGGCCATTATTTGGGATGTGCGTCTTCCCAGAATTTTGACGGCTGCCATTGTGGGTGCCGGGCTCTCTGTTTCCGGGGTGGTGTTTCAGGGAATTTTGAGAAATCCCCTGGCGGATCCCTATACCCTTGGTATTTCAGCAGGTGCCGCCTTTGGGGCCTGTGTGGCCTTTTTTTTCAACATGAGTTACTTCCAGGGGTTGAGTGTGGGGCTGTGCGCCTTTGCCGGTGCCGTTATTACGTTGGCCGTGGTGCTCTACCTGTCCGGCGGCACTGCCGGCGGGTATTCATCCAACAACCTGATTCTTTCGGGTATTATCGTTGCGGCTATTCTTTCAGCCGGGATTAGTTTCTTAAAATATGCGGCGGATGAACGGGTCTCGGTGATTATTTTTTGGCTTATGGGCAGCTTTGTCGCCAAAACCTGGATGGATGTGGGAATTTCCTTTGCCTTTGTGAGCATCGGCGCGGTGGTATGTCTGTGCTTTGGGAGGGACTTGAATCTTATGGCCTTGGGTGACCGGGCTGCCGCTTCCCTTGGCGTGGATGTGAAAAAATCCCGTCTGATTCTTTTGGCCGCCGCATCGCTCATGGCGGCTGTGTGTGTGTCCGTATCCGGCATCATTGGGTTTGTGGGGCTTTTGGTGCCCCATATGATGCGCGGGATTGTGGGTGCGGACAACCAGTGGCTGATGCCGGTTTCCCTTTTGGCAGGGGCGGTGCTGTTGCTGTGTGCGGATACTTTTACCCGGGCCGTACTGCCTTCGGAATTACCCATTGGGGTGCTCACCGCATTGATCGGCGGGCCGTTTTTCTGTTATGTGTTTAAACGGCAGTTTTCCGGAAAACAACGATTTTAA
- a CDS encoding ABC transporter ATP-binding protein — MGYILKDICFSYETRAIFSGINLEMETGCFHGVLGANGSGKTTLLDLLSGHLKPENGNILLDGRPLDDLKANNLAKKCALVPQDFRVNFSFTVEQVVMMGRYPHLGRFSAPGAKDRELVDQAMAATGISDFSRRHVTELSGGERQRVVFARALAQDASYLILDEATSNLDIGHTLALMTLAADRVKNKGLTVISVMQDLNLAARFCRSLMFLKNGRVAAHGPVDEVFTESVIKEVFDVSPRVYFDEIIHCKQVVFLN, encoded by the coding sequence ATGGGATACATATTAAAGGATATCTGCTTTTCCTATGAAACCCGGGCCATTTTTTCAGGGATCAATCTGGAAATGGAGACCGGGTGTTTCCATGGTGTGCTCGGGGCTAACGGCAGTGGAAAAACCACCCTGCTTGACTTGCTCTCAGGGCACCTGAAACCGGAAAACGGCAATATCCTGCTGGATGGCAGGCCCCTGGATGATTTAAAGGCCAATAATCTTGCGAAAAAATGTGCGCTGGTGCCCCAGGATTTCCGGGTGAACTTCTCCTTTACCGTCGAACAGGTGGTGATGATGGGACGATATCCCCATCTGGGCCGGTTCAGTGCGCCGGGTGCAAAGGACCGGGAACTGGTGGACCAGGCCATGGCTGCCACGGGGATCAGCGATTTTTCCCGTCGTCATGTCACGGAATTGTCCGGCGGGGAACGTCAGCGTGTCGTCTTTGCCAGGGCCCTGGCCCAGGATGCTTCCTACCTGATTCTGGATGAGGCCACCTCCAATCTGGACATTGGCCATACCCTGGCGCTGATGACCCTGGCTGCGGACAGGGTTAAAAATAAGGGTCTGACGGTGATCAGTGTGATGCAGGATCTTAATCTGGCCGCCCGGTTTTGCCGGTCCCTGATGTTTTTAAAAAATGGGCGGGTTGCAGCCCATGGGCCGGTGGACGAGGTGTTCACGGAATCAGTGATTAAAGAGGTGTTTGACGTGTCACCCAGAGTTTATTTCGATGAAATTATACACTGCAAACAGGTCGTCTTTCTAAATTGA
- a CDS encoding IS607 family transposase — MYRFKSEEQFCLNGGIPVDEWIQEIGGGMNFKRKKFLSLMSRISAGEIKSLLVAHKDRLCRFGFDFFEYMATENGCEIKVVNQESLSPQQEMVEDLMAIIHTFSCRLYGLRKYKKKIKTMIEASER, encoded by the coding sequence TTGTATCGTTTTAAATCCGAGGAGCAATTTTGTTTAAATGGCGGGATTCCAGTAGATGAATGGATTCAAGAAATTGGTGGTGGAATGAACTTCAAAAGAAAAAAATTTCTGTCTTTGATGTCAAGAATATCTGCCGGTGAAATTAAGAGTCTGCTTGTGGCTCACAAAGATCGTTTATGTCGATTCGGATTTGATTTTTTTGAGTATATGGCGACGGAAAATGGTTGTGAAATTAAGGTGGTAAATCAAGAATCTTTATCTCCGCAACAGGAAATGGTGGAGGATTTAATGGCAATTATACATACATTCAGTTGTAGATTGTATGGGCTTCGTAAATATAAAAAAAAGATCAAAACAATGATTGAGGCGTCCGAGCGATGA
- a CDS encoding RNA-guided endonuclease TnpB family protein produces MAHKIELDPTNVQRGYFIRACGTARFTWNWALAEWNRQYEEGLKPSGLALKKAFNAIKKEQFPWVFDVLRDANSQPFSNLQKAFKDFLKGTKKRPNFKKKGAGKDSFYIANDKFKMEEDRIHVPKLGWVRLKETFCNFGKILNATVSQTADKWFVSICVEMGITPATCENQAVVGVDLGIKNLATFSNGEMIEGSKPYKKLQKKLRRLQQAFARAQKGSKNQEKLKRKIARLHYRISCIRHDTLHKLTSKLVRKFSVIVIEDLNVCGMLKNRKLAKAISDMGFHEFKRQLKYKAVISGVNLIIADRWFPSSKRCSECGEIHRKLTLSDRTFVCSACGFKLDRDENAARNLEQYPVLSAA; encoded by the coding sequence TTGGCTCATAAAATAGAACTCGATCCTACCAATGTACAGCGGGGGTATTTTATTCGCGCTTGTGGTACGGCTCGATTCACCTGGAATTGGGCACTTGCCGAATGGAATCGTCAATATGAAGAAGGCTTGAAGCCATCGGGGTTGGCGTTGAAAAAGGCGTTTAATGCAATCAAAAAAGAACAGTTTCCATGGGTCTTTGACGTATTGAGGGATGCTAATAGTCAACCATTCAGCAATTTACAGAAGGCATTTAAAGACTTTTTAAAAGGTACTAAAAAACGCCCGAATTTTAAAAAGAAAGGGGCGGGTAAAGACAGCTTTTACATTGCCAATGATAAATTCAAGATGGAGGAAGACCGAATACACGTTCCAAAACTTGGGTGGGTAAGGTTGAAGGAAACCTTTTGTAATTTTGGAAAAATACTGAATGCAACAGTCTCTCAAACAGCGGATAAGTGGTTTGTCAGTATCTGTGTCGAAATGGGTATTACTCCGGCAACATGCGAAAACCAAGCAGTTGTCGGTGTAGACCTCGGCATTAAGAACCTGGCGACATTTTCCAATGGCGAAATGATCGAAGGCTCTAAGCCTTATAAAAAGTTGCAAAAAAAACTGCGAAGACTTCAACAGGCGTTTGCACGGGCACAAAAAGGTTCTAAAAATCAAGAAAAGCTAAAACGAAAAATAGCTCGACTGCATTACCGGATATCCTGTATCCGCCACGATACGCTTCATAAGCTCACTTCAAAGTTGGTCCGAAAGTTTTCCGTCATCGTTATTGAAGACCTGAACGTCTGTGGAATGTTGAAAAACAGAAAATTGGCAAAAGCGATATCCGACATGGGATTCCATGAATTTAAACGGCAACTGAAATATAAAGCCGTTATTTCGGGTGTTAATTTAATCATTGCGGATCGGTGGTTTCCCTCTTCAAAAAGATGTTCTGAATGTGGTGAAATTCATCGAAAGCTTACTCTCTCGGATCGAACATTTGTATGTTCGGCGTGCGGATTCAAGCTGGATAGAGATGAAAACGCAGCCCGGAACCTGGAACAGTATCCGGTTTTATCGGCTGCATAA
- a CDS encoding type II toxin-antitoxin system prevent-host-death family antitoxin: MRPKQFVRAHSMKQEFFIIHTQWVRMSKKKGTNKMIVNVSEAKAKLSKLIDMAYQGEEVIIAKNNLPLVKLVAHKMKPKRKLGQMKGKIIIPDDFLEEDDEINAMFYGDEK; the protein is encoded by the coding sequence ATGAGACCTAAGCAGTTTGTTCGGGCACACTCTATGAAGCAGGAATTTTTCATCATTCATACTCAATGGGTAAGAATGAGTAAGAAGAAAGGAACAAACAAAATGATTGTTAATGTGTCAGAAGCGAAAGCAAAACTCTCTAAACTGATAGATATGGCATACCAGGGTGAAGAGGTTATTATAGCAAAAAATAATCTTCCCCTGGTTAAGCTGGTGGCCCACAAAATGAAGCCAAAACGTAAACTTGGGCAGATGAAAGGGAAAATCATCATACCTGATGATTTTTTGGAAGAAGACGATGAGATCAATGCCATGTTTTATGGAGATGAAAAATGA
- a CDS encoding type II toxin-antitoxin system VapC family toxin: MRILVDTHIYLWMLSCPEKLSDARRYELESPVNEVFFSSISIAELMIKHSIGKINITFNPLEMAGEMGLEKLNFTGEDALLLKSLPFLHKDPFDRMLIAQSMTNKLSLMSDDLKIKKYDCKFI, encoded by the coding sequence ATGAGAATCCTCGTAGATACTCATATCTATTTATGGATGCTCTCCTGCCCTGAAAAATTATCCGATGCCAGACGTTATGAACTTGAATCTCCAGTAAATGAGGTGTTTTTCAGCTCAATCAGCATAGCCGAACTCATGATAAAACATTCCATCGGCAAAATTAATATCACCTTCAACCCCTTGGAGATGGCTGGGGAAATGGGGCTTGAGAAATTGAATTTTACAGGGGAAGATGCGCTACTTTTAAAAAGCCTTCCATTTTTACATAAAGACCCCTTTGACCGAATGCTGATTGCACAATCCATGACAAACAAACTGTCCCTGATGTCGGACGATTTAAAAATTAAAAAATATGATTGTAAATTTATTTAG
- a CDS encoding ABC transporter substrate-binding protein: protein MKVINSIIIIFFSVLLLWAIPVQSHAGNVLTDAGGRSIQVDAPFTRIISLYGAHTRNLKTLGLDGEIIGICPLDRWAGKPKFSYHDGLEKFLAARPDLVLIRPMIDRAYAALVKGMERAGIVVVSLQPGNVDELFDYWLALGTLTGRIDQARQMVTSFKDEIAVISAVTRAIPDKKQVYFEAIHSRMKTFTPGSMAIFALETAGGVNLAQDAPSVRGTNIAFYGKERILSHAHEIDVFLAQKGVMNQPTIEMIKNEPGFDVIRAVKENQIFIVDEKIVSRPTMDLLKGIHTIAEMLYPGVIEKGGVK, encoded by the coding sequence ATGAAGGTCATTAATTCGATAATTATTATATTCTTTTCAGTTCTTCTGCTCTGGGCCATACCGGTGCAAAGTCATGCCGGCAATGTTCTTACGGATGCCGGTGGGCGCAGCATCCAGGTTGATGCGCCCTTTACCCGGATTATCAGCCTGTATGGTGCCCATACCCGGAATTTGAAAACATTGGGGCTTGATGGTGAAATTATTGGAATCTGTCCCCTGGACAGGTGGGCGGGCAAACCTAAATTTTCCTACCATGACGGGCTTGAAAAATTTCTGGCTGCCCGGCCGGATCTGGTTTTGATCCGGCCCATGATCGACAGGGCTTATGCTGCCCTGGTAAAGGGGATGGAAAGAGCGGGCATTGTTGTTGTTTCCCTTCAGCCCGGCAATGTGGACGAGCTGTTTGACTACTGGCTGGCCCTGGGTACTCTGACCGGCAGAATTGATCAAGCACGGCAGATGGTCACCTCGTTCAAGGATGAAATTGCCGTGATTTCGGCGGTGACCCGGGCGATCCCGGATAAAAAACAGGTCTATTTTGAGGCCATTCATTCCCGGATGAAAACCTTTACACCCGGTTCCATGGCCATCTTTGCTTTGGAAACGGCGGGTGGTGTAAATCTTGCCCAGGACGCGCCCTCTGTTAGAGGCACCAATATCGCCTTTTACGGCAAGGAGCGGATTTTATCCCATGCCCATGAGATTGATGTTTTTTTGGCCCAGAAAGGCGTCATGAATCAGCCCACAATCGAGATGATCAAAAATGAGCCCGGCTTTGATGTGATCCGGGCGGTAAAGGAAAATCAGATTTTCATTGTGGACGAAAAAATCGTATCCCGGCCCACCATGGATCTGCTTAAAGGCATTCACACCATTGCAGAGATGCTTTATCCCGGGGTAATTGAAAAAGGCGGTGTGAAATGA
- a CDS encoding cobyrinate a,c-diamide synthase, giving the protein MKGIVVAGVHSGCGKTTITLGLMAAFKRRGLRVAPFKAGPDFIDPGHHTTITGVAGRNLDGWMLKKQTNLEIFRQNTGQSDIALVEGVMGLFDGYDGRTEAGSTAQLAKWLELPVLLVVDARSMARSAGALVQGFENFDPDLKFAGVLFNKVGSPVHLDYLTQALEGNVKMPCLGGVGRNPDIEIPSRHLGLVTSDDHGIDGQMQDALADLVESCMDLDALLDSLPWIHINTPPPPEKKPAFVRIAVARDAAFCFYYPENIELLEQAGAQIVYFSPLSDPDFPDDIDGLYLGGGYPELHARSLAKNTGFRQAVSLACKNGMPIYAECGGFMTLCRTLEDLNGQCHDMVGCFDFACRMSKTLRALGYREITLNQDTILGQMGVTARGHEFHYSSLDDHGEKSVYSASDRTGGTRVVPGFEKNRTLGSYLHLHFKSNPDVPQNFVQACFQYQKERNTFRK; this is encoded by the coding sequence ATGAAGGGGATTGTGGTTGCAGGCGTTCACTCCGGGTGCGGCAAGACCACCATCACCCTGGGGCTGATGGCGGCATTCAAGCGCCGTGGATTACGTGTTGCCCCCTTTAAGGCAGGCCCTGATTTCATTGATCCGGGTCACCATACCACCATCACAGGAGTTGCCGGCCGTAACCTGGATGGTTGGATGCTTAAAAAGCAGACCAATCTGGAAATTTTTCGGCAAAACACCGGTCAGTCTGACATTGCCCTGGTGGAAGGGGTGATGGGTCTGTTTGACGGGTATGACGGCAGGACCGAGGCCGGTTCCACGGCCCAACTGGCCAAATGGCTGGAATTGCCCGTACTCCTGGTGGTGGATGCCCGGAGCATGGCCCGCAGCGCCGGAGCCCTGGTCCAGGGATTTGAAAATTTTGACCCGGATCTTAAATTCGCAGGAGTTTTATTCAACAAGGTGGGCAGCCCCGTTCATCTGGACTATCTCACCCAGGCGCTGGAAGGCAATGTAAAGATGCCATGTCTTGGCGGGGTGGGCCGGAACCCGGACATTGAAATTCCTTCCCGACACTTGGGTCTTGTCACCAGTGACGACCATGGGATTGACGGTCAGATGCAGGATGCCCTGGCCGATCTGGTAGAAAGCTGCATGGACCTTGATGCGTTGCTGGATTCATTGCCCTGGATTCACATAAATACGCCGCCACCCCCGGAAAAGAAACCGGCGTTTGTGCGCATCGCCGTGGCCCGGGATGCGGCATTTTGTTTCTATTATCCTGAAAATATTGAACTGCTGGAACAGGCCGGTGCACAGATTGTTTATTTTTCGCCGCTTTCGGACCCGGATTTTCCGGACGACATAGACGGCCTGTATCTTGGTGGCGGATACCCGGAACTGCATGCCCGGTCCCTTGCGAAAAATACCGGATTCAGGCAGGCTGTTTCCCTTGCCTGCAAAAACGGTATGCCTATTTATGCGGAGTGCGGCGGGTTTATGACCCTTTGCCGCACCCTGGAAGATTTAAATGGGCAATGTCACGACATGGTCGGATGCTTTGACTTTGCCTGCCGCATGTCCAAAACGTTGCGGGCCCTTGGATATCGGGAAATTACGTTGAATCAGGACACGATCCTTGGCCAAATGGGTGTGACGGCCCGGGGACATGAGTTCCATTACTCCAGTCTGGATGACCATGGGGAAAAAAGCGTGTATAGTGCAAGTGACCGGACCGGCGGCACCCGGGTCGTGCCGGGATTTGAAAAGAACCGGACCCTTGGCAGCTACCTGCACCTGCATTTTAAAAGCAATCCGGATGTGCCGCAAAATTTTGTGCAGGCGTGTTTTCAATATCAAAAAGAAAGGAACACTTTTCGTAAATGA
- a CDS encoding precorrin-8X methylmutase: MKPHDIEAKSFAIIDAEAGPHNFTPDEWKIVRRMIHTTADFEYMQMVSISNGAVAAGVNAIRNGCTVITDTNMAKTGIRNDLLAGFGGRCECLMADPQVAAQAKERGVTRAHVAVEKAAHMMGNGIYVVGNAPTALLHLLDMIKNKAADPALVVGLPVGFVNAAESKAALMETNVPYISNVGRKGGSNVAASVINALALIAGERK; this comes from the coding sequence ATGAAACCCCATGACATTGAAGCAAAAAGTTTTGCCATCATTGATGCGGAGGCCGGTCCCCACAATTTTACCCCGGATGAGTGGAAAATTGTGCGCCGCATGATTCATACCACAGCGGATTTTGAATATATGCAGATGGTCAGCATCTCCAACGGCGCCGTAGCGGCCGGGGTCAACGCCATCCGTAACGGGTGCACCGTGATCACGGACACCAATATGGCCAAAACCGGTATCCGCAACGATCTTTTAGCAGGGTTCGGCGGCAGGTGTGAATGCCTCATGGCTGATCCCCAAGTGGCGGCCCAGGCAAAGGAAAGGGGGGTGACCCGGGCCCATGTGGCGGTGGAAAAGGCCGCACATATGATGGGAAACGGCATTTATGTGGTGGGTAACGCGCCCACGGCTTTGCTCCATCTGCTGGACATGATAAAAAACAAGGCGGCTGATCCGGCCCTTGTTGTGGGGCTTCCCGTGGGGTTTGTCAATGCGGCGGAATCCAAGGCAGCCCTGATGGAAACCAACGTGCCTTATATCTCAAACGTGGGCCGCAAGGGCGGCTCCAATGTGGCGGCAAGTGTGATTAATGCGTTGGCACTGATTGCAGGCGAAAGGAAGTAG
- the cobI gene encoding precorrin-2 C(20)-methyltransferase, translating into MTQGMLYGIGVGPGDPDFITLKAVKILSRVDMVFAASSAKNSHSQAAEIVKPHLKASVPIQILPFPMTRSRQTMEAAWQDNAETVIQELEQGKNVAFITLGDCMTYSTYGYLLRSIRKLAPHIEICSIPGITSYQAAAARINTPLVEGEESMTLLSGIMGGDKFREIRDRTDNVVFLKAYKNAGDIVTALDEAGMAEKSVGVVKCGLEGEQIVRNVNVFQEEKPEYWTLIIAKKSGHCLES; encoded by the coding sequence ATGACGCAAGGCATGTTGTACGGCATTGGTGTGGGCCCTGGAGACCCGGATTTCATCACCTTGAAAGCCGTTAAAATTTTGAGCCGGGTGGACATGGTGTTTGCCGCGTCCTCTGCAAAAAATTCCCACAGCCAGGCGGCCGAGATCGTCAAACCCCATTTAAAGGCGTCTGTGCCCATTCAAATACTGCCCTTTCCCATGACCCGGAGCCGGCAGACCATGGAAGCCGCGTGGCAGGATAATGCCGAAACTGTTATTCAGGAGCTGGAGCAGGGCAAAAATGTTGCGTTTATTACGCTTGGGGACTGCATGACCTACTCCACTTACGGATATCTGCTTAGGTCTATCCGAAAGTTGGCCCCGCACATTGAAATATGTTCCATTCCGGGCATCACGTCTTACCAGGCCGCAGCCGCGCGCATCAACACGCCCCTGGTGGAAGGTGAGGAGTCCATGACCCTTTTGTCCGGTATCATGGGCGGGGATAAGTTCCGGGAAATCAGAGACCGTACGGACAATGTGGTTTTTCTTAAAGCGTATAAAAATGCTGGTGACATTGTAACGGCTTTGGATGAGGCCGGTATGGCGGAAAAAAGTGTGGGCGTTGTCAAATGTGGGCTTGAAGGTGAACAGATTGTCCGTAATGTTAATGTATTTCAGGAGGAGAAACCAGAATACTGGACCCTGATCATAGCCAAGAAAAGCGGGCATTGCCTTGAATCCTAA
- a CDS encoding nucleoside recognition protein, with the protein MNPKKKKNNGLILLIGLLITGIVLVAGLAWVEGVTAATLPGRLLLPLCRMLAFVCIGLVVAQAIDDTGWTRKLGALAAPVFRFANLGHRCSAAFTAAFFSGVSANAMLLDFYKEKQITRRQLFLTNFINQFPAFFLHLPMTFFIVVPLTRTAGLLYFLLTFLATCVRTFLFILFGRFFVVPPNIGPVVSDDVQAGDAQGMSKKKKPLMQSLKKKLPARFSRVMAFVVPIYTVVYVLTAAGAFDAVEIFMTRFAVQNFVPAQSLSVVVLSFAAEFTAGFAAAGALMDAGTITVKQTVIALLLGNIIAFPIRAIRHQLPRYMGIFSPGMGLAMLLMGQGFRMASIIFVGLVYWFVG; encoded by the coding sequence TTGAATCCTAAGAAAAAAAAGAATAATGGCCTGATACTTTTGATCGGGCTTTTGATAACAGGAATCGTGCTTGTCGCGGGTCTTGCCTGGGTGGAGGGTGTTACCGCGGCAACGCTGCCGGGCCGTCTGCTTTTACCCCTTTGCCGGATGCTGGCCTTTGTCTGCATTGGCCTTGTGGTGGCCCAAGCCATTGATGACACTGGCTGGACCCGCAAACTGGGTGCATTGGCCGCCCCGGTATTCCGGTTTGCCAACCTGGGCCACCGGTGTTCTGCCGCATTCACCGCAGCTTTTTTTTCAGGGGTGTCGGCCAATGCCATGCTCCTGGATTTTTACAAGGAAAAGCAAATCACCCGGCGCCAGCTTTTTTTGACCAACTTCATCAATCAGTTCCCGGCCTTTTTTCTGCACCTGCCCATGACTTTTTTTATTGTGGTTCCCTTAACGCGCACGGCAGGGTTGCTATATTTCCTTTTAACCTTTCTGGCCACCTGTGTTCGTACCTTTTTGTTCATCCTGTTCGGACGCTTTTTTGTGGTGCCCCCAAATATAGGGCCTGTTGTGAGTGATGATGTCCAGGCCGGGGATGCCCAGGGCATGTCAAAAAAGAAAAAGCCGTTGATGCAGTCCTTAAAAAAAAAGCTCCCTGCCCGATTTTCCAGGGTGATGGCCTTTGTGGTTCCAATCTACACTGTGGTCTATGTGCTGACCGCAGCAGGTGCCTTTGATGCCGTTGAGATTTTTATGACCCGGTTTGCCGTGCAGAATTTTGTTCCGGCCCAGTCCTTAAGCGTGGTGGTCTTAAGTTTTGCCGCAGAGTTCACGGCAGGATTTGCCGCGGCAGGCGCCTTGATGGATGCCGGCACCATCACCGTGAAACAGACCGTGATTGCACTGCTGTTAGGCAATATTATTGCGTTTCCCATCCGGGCCATCCGGCATCAACTGCCTCGGTACATGGGTATTTTTTCACCGGGTATGGGGCTTGCCATGTTATTGATGGGCCAGGGGTTCCGGATGGCAAGTATTATTTTTGTGGGACTGGTGTATTGGTTTGTCGGATAG